A window from Solanum stenotomum isolate F172 chromosome 7, ASM1918654v1, whole genome shotgun sequence encodes these proteins:
- the LOC125870735 gene encoding uncharacterized protein LOC125870735, giving the protein MKNKILLRAKDPRFKQMSEIGKKARPSTKGGSLHTSGSQSQGSMRRKLEKELGRLVTQTEAFKVTHIRKKKNLEDPDVWVEPRAELTYNRYLQVLEDLRQT; this is encoded by the exons ATGAAAAACAAGATATTGTTAAGGGCGAAGGATCCAAGATTTAAGCAAATGAGTGAGATCGGTAAGAAGGCTAGACCATCTACTAAGGGTGGTTCTCTACACACAAGTGGGTCTCAAAGTCAAGGAAGTATGAGGAGGAAATTG GAAAAGGAACTAGGAAGATTGGTAACTCAGACTGAGGCATTCAAGGTAACACAcataagaaagaagaaaaatcttGAAGATCCAGACGTGTGGGTTGAGCCGCGAGCTGAATTGACCTAT AATCGATATCTTCAAGTTTTGGAGGATTTACGACAAACTTAA
- the LOC125870734 gene encoding probable L-gulonolactone oxidase 6 has translation MVNTKIIKLTLILFMIYSVKSSPPEDPIKCSYNTNFNCTITNSYGAFPDRAICKASQAIYPSTEEELISIVANATREKRKMKIATRFSHSIPKLVCLDNDDQDRGLLISTKYLNKILRIDQEDMSITVESGVTLKQLISEAGKAGLVLPYAPYWWGLTIGGLIGTGAHGSSLWGMGSSVHDYIMRLRIVTPADASYNYAKVRILENGSSELNAVRVSLGVLGVVSQVTLKLERVFKRSITLSERDDSNLGEDASTFGRQHEFADFTWYPSQRKVIYRIDDRVSANTPGNALNDFFGFRATPSLVLAILRTTEEYQESTNDAGGKCSSAKLTTSTLKIGAYGLTNNGFTFTGYPVVGLHNRVQASGTCLDSLEDATITTCPWDHRVKGLFFHQTTFSISLSKVKGFIEDVQKLVVLEPKALCVLDLYNGILMRYVTTSNAYLGKQEDGLDFDITYYRSKDPMSPRLFEDIIEEVEQLAYFKYGALPHWGKNRNVAFIGAINKYKNVDKFLKVKQSYDQLGLFSSEWTNQVLGLKDGLTIVKEGCALEGLCICSEDIHCAPKKGYFCRPGRIYKDVRVCTRLSSR, from the exons ATGGTTAACACCAAAATCATAAAACTAACTTTAATCCTCTTTATGATCTACTCAGTTAAATCTAGCCCACCTGAAGATCCCATAAAATGTTCATACAACACAAATTTCAACTGCACCATTACAAACTCCTACGGGGCCTTCCCAGATCGCGCGATTTGCAAGGCATCTCAAGCTATTTATCCATCCACAGAAGAAGAACTCATTTCCATAGTAGCAAATGCaacaagagaaaagagaaaaatgaaaatcgCCACTCGATTTTCTCATAGCATACCCAAATTGGTATGTCTAGACAATGATGATCAAGACCGCGGGTTACTTATAAGTACAAAATACCTAAACAAGATCTTGAGAATCGATCAAGAAGACATGAGTATAACTGTTGAAAGTGGGGTGACATTGAAACAACTTATTAGTGAGGCGGGTAAAGCAGGATTAGTCCTGCCTTACGCGCCTTATTGGTGGGGTTTAACTATTGGTGGCTTAATTGGGACCGGAGCTCATGGAAGTTCTCTTTGGGGTATGGGAAGTTCGGTACATGATTATATTATGCGACTTCGAATCGTTACACCAGCTGATGCGTCGTATAATTATGCTAAAGTTCGTATATTGGAAAATGGTAGCTCTGAGCTGAATGCAGTTAGAGTGTCTCTAGGTGTTCTTGGAGTTGTTTCACAG GTGACACTAAAACTAGAACGAGTGTTCAAACGTTCAATTACACTTTCAGAAAGGGATGATTCAAACTTAGGGGAAGATGCATCTACCTTTGGGAGACAACATGAATTTGCTGATTTTACATGGTATCCGAGCCAACGCAAGGTTATTTATAGGATTGATGATCGAGTTTCTGCCAACACTCCTGGCAATGCCCTTAATGACTTTTTTGGATTTCGCGCTACACCTTCGCTCGTTCTCGCCATTTTAAGAACTACGG AGGAGTATCAAGAATCAACAAATGATGCTGGTGGAAAATGCTCAAGTGCCAAACTAACTACTTCCACATTGAAGATTGGTGCTTATGGGTTGACAAATAATG GTTTTACCTTTACTGGCTACCCAGTGGTTGGATTACACAATCGAGTCCAAGCATCAGGAACGTGCCTAGACAGTCTAGAAGATGCAACAATCACAACATGCCCTTGGGACCATAGAGTTAAAGGTCTATTTTTTCACCAAACAACATTTAGCATTAGCTTATCCAAAGTCAAAGGCTTTATTGAAGATGTTCAAAAACTTGTTGTTTTAGAGCCTAAAGCACTATGTGTCCTTGACTTATACAATGGAATCCTCATGAGGTATGTTACAACTTCAAATGCTTACTTAGGTAAACAAGAAGATGGTTTGGATTTTGACATCACATATTATAGAAGCAAAGACCCAATGTCCCCTAGACTTTTTGAAGATATTATTGAAGAGGTAGAACAACTCGCATATTTCAAATATGGGGCATTGCCACATTGGGGTAAAAATAGGAATGTAGCATTTATTGGTGCTATCAACAAGTACAAAAATGTTGATAAATTCTTGAAAGTGAAACAAAGTTATGATCAATTAGGATTATTTTCAAGTGAGTGGACAAATCAAGTTTTAGGGTTAAAAGATGGGTTGACCATAGTCAAAGAAGGGTGTGCACTAGAAGGACTATGCATTTGCTCTGAAGATATTCATTGTGCCCCAAAGAAGGGTTACTTTTGTCGACCAGGCAGAATTTACAAAGATGTCAGGGTGTGTACTCGTTTATCGTCACGATAA
- the LOC125870732 gene encoding putative wall-associated receptor kinase-like 16, whose product MQHKQISLLFSFSMCVLILRLATAQNTSNTITKAANITKPGCPRKCGNLTVPYPFGIGSGCALDPVFEIQCTVTTPFIHDSEVYDISDSEIRIRNYVGRSCYSSEGTLLLLDDSPLMELGDTDPYSFSDLNKLTVVGCDDLSFLSGSNFAIGCGSFCTDNSSHAVIEGTCKDGVGCCQLEIRKGIKYFETTIESRNNHTGVSSFNPCGYVFLGEASRFHFRGLKDLNDTNFVERIKHNVPIVLDWTIGNLTCVQAQKRKEYACLVNSQCVDSHTDIGGYRCRCNPGYEGNPYIRPGCQDIDECADSSTNMCEQNCINTPGNFTCSCLKGYTGDGKKNGRGCIAPNSNSEFPWIKFSIGMGVSFISLVVGAILLYFCIKKRKLIKSREKFFQQNGGLLLKQQISSIKGGVEATKIFTVDELKKATNNYASDRILGHGGNGIVYKGILPDKSIVAIKKSKYVDENQVEQFINEVIILTQVNHRNVVRLFGCCLEAEVPLLVYEYVSHGTLFEHIHNQNGAPWLSLQNRLRIASETASSLAYLHSSASMPIIHRDVKSTNILLDDVYTAKVADFGASRLVPLEQTHVATLVQGTLGYLDPEYLHTGQLTDRSDVYSFGVVLAELLTGMKPILRGTSDEDKCLVEYFVSSMKNNSLFQILDDRVVREGGIEQLQEIGELIKSCLHLHGEDRPTMKEVSMELESLRKFTSPWTNADGHEDQNEV is encoded by the exons ATGCAGCATAAGCaaatttctttacttttttctttttcaatgtGTGTGCTAATCTTGAGATTAGCCACAGCCCAAAACACCTCCAACACAATCACCAAAGCTGCTAACATCACAAAACCAGGATGTCCAAGAAAATGTGGAAACCTAACAGTTCCATATCCATTTGGAATTGGGTCAGGTTGTGCCTTAGACCCCGTGTTTGAGATCCAATGCACCGTCACAACACCCTTCATACATGACAGTGAAGTCTACGACATCTCTGACTCAGAAATACGTATACGTAATTATGTAGGCCGGAGTTGTTACTCATCCGAAGGAACACTTTTACTCCTAGATGATTCTCCATTGATGGAGTTAGGAGACACAGACCCTTACAGTTTCTCAGATCTTAACAAACTCACCGTCGTTGGTTGTGATGATTTGTCTTTTTTATCTGGATCTAACTTCGCTATTGGATGTGGCTCTTTCTGTACTGATAATTCTAGTCATGCTGTTATTGAAGGAACATGTAAGGATGGAGTTGGTTGTTGTCAATTAGAAATACGAAAGGGGATTAAATATTTCGAAACAACAATAGAATCCAGAAATAATCATACAGGAGTTTCGTCTTTCAATCCATGTGGCTATGTGTTCCTTGGTGAGGCCAGTCGTTTTCATTTCCGGGGATTGAAGGATCTAAATGATACAAATTTTGTAGAGAGGATTAAGCATAATGTCCCTATCGTGCTGGATTGGACCATCGGAAATCTTACTTGTGTTCAAGCACAGAAACGCAAAGAGTATGCTTGTCTAGTTAATAGCCAGTGTGTGGATTCCCACACTGACATTGGTGGATATCGGTGCAGGTGTAACCCGGGATATGAAGGCAATCCATACATCAGGCCGGGCTGCCAAG ATATTGATGAATGTGCTGATTCAAGTACCAATATGTGTGAACAGAATTGCATAAACACGCCCGGAAACTTCACTTGTTCCTGCTTAAAAGGCTACACTGGTGATGGCAAAAAGAATGGTCGTGGCTGTATTGCACCAAACTCGAACTCTGAGTTCCCATGGATCAAGTTTTCTATTG GTATGGGAGTTAGCTTTATATCCCTAGTGGTTGGGGCAATTTTGCTCTATTTCTGTATCAAGAAACGAAAACTCATTAAAAGTAGGGAGAAGTTCTTCCAACAAAATGGTGGTTTACTCTTGAAACAACAAATCTCCTCTATCAAGGGTGGTGTGGAAGCGACCAAAATATTTACAGTTGACGAGTTGAAGAAGGCTACGAATAACTATGCCAGTGATAGAATTCTTGGTCATGGTGGAAATGGAATCGTATACAAAGGTATACTACCTGATAAAAGCATAGTTGCTATTAAGAAATCTAAGTATGTGGATGAGAATCAAGTTGAACAATTCATCAATGAGGTAATTATTCTTACTCAAGTAAACCATAGAAACGTCGTTAGACTCTTTGGATGTTGTTTGGAAGCTGAAGTTCCCTTACTGGTTTACGAATATGTTTCTCATGGAACTCTTTTTGAGCATATCCACAACCAAAATGGAGCGCCTTGGTTATCTTTGCAAAATCGGTTGAGAATTGCTTCAGAGACTGCAAGTTCACTTGCTTACCTTCATTCATCTGCATCCATGCCAATAATTCATAGGGACGTCAAATCTACCAATATATTATTGGATGATGTTTACACAGCAAAAGTTGCAGATTTCGGAGCTTCAAGATTAGTCCCTCTTGAACAAACACATGTTGCTACATTGGTTCAAGGAACGTTAGGGTACTTAGATCCTGAATATCTCCACACAGGTCAATTGACAGACAGAAGTGACGTTTATAGTTTTGGAGTAGTTCTTGCGGAACTTTTAACAGGGATGAAACCTATTTTGAGGGGAACAAGTGACGAGGATAAATGTTTGGTGGAATATTTTGTATCGTCGATGAAAAATAATAGCttatttcaaattcttgatGATAGAGTTGTAAGAGAAGGAGGTATTGAGCAACTTCAAGAGATCGGTGAGCTCATCAAGAGTTGCCTTCACTTGCACGGGGAAGATAGGCCTACGATGAAGGAAGTGTCTATGGAACTTGAGAGTTTAAGAAAGTTCACTAGCCCTTGGACTAATGCAGACGGACATGAAGATCAGAATGAAGTTTAA